Genomic window (Arthrobacter sp. StoSoilA2):
GCAACTGCACGAAATGTTGTGGTACTTGGCCGAAGCTGAACAACGCGCTTTCGATCCCGAGCTGGCGGCCACCGCCCGCGGGCTTTCCGCAGATATCGAAACCACATCCCAAGGCGAGGTGTCCGCAGTCCTGGCTGCCGACGTCGGACATTTACACGCCCGGGTGCGCGCCCTTTTGATGGAGGTCAGCGAGGAGGTGCGCGCTTCATATGCGGCTGAGGGCCGTGAAATGCCCGACGGCGGAATCCACCCGGGTGCCGACCTCATGGGTGCCAATTTGGCAAAGCGGCAGCTATGCGGCTCGGACCTCCGCGGGGCCTACCTGATAGGGGCAAACCTGGAGCGTAGTGACTTAACCGCCGTTGACCTCCTCGGCGCCGATCTGCGCGATACCCGTCTCCACGGCGCCAACCTAGCAAGGTCCCTCTACCTCACCCAACCGCAAATCAACGCCGCCCAAGGAAACCGGGAAACGCGCCTGCCTGAAAGACTCGCTACGCCTGCCCATTGGCACTAGGAACATCGGCGAAAGGCTGCGACGTTGTCTCAGCCCTGGGTAAACGGCAGCTTGCGGAGCCTTTCGCCGATGGCGGCGTTGCGCTGTTCCGCCGTGCGGAGGCGGGCAAATTCGCGGTTGCGTCGCTCACCGAGGACTGCCCCTATGTAGTCCTCGGGAATCGTTCCCGCTGGCGGTGGCGGCGCGACGTAGTTGGCCAGCTCGGAGGCCAGCGCTGCGGCCATCCTGGCGCGTGAGGATGGTGCCATGAGGTACGCCTGCTGAACGAAGGTTCCGGCCCGGCGGGCTGTGGCGTCGGGGATCCGGCCTATGTCCGCTAAGGCCACCCATGGTTGGAGGTATGGCGGAGCGCCGGGAAAGATCCTCGGCTCGGAGGGCACGCGCTGCCGCAGGGAGTAAGTGCCGGCTACGACGTCGCCGAGGCGCTTGGACTTGTCGTTGAAGAGCGCCACTCCGATAGCGAGGCCACCGAAAGTCATGTAAATCTCGAGGAACCCGAGCAGCCCACGGATGACCGCGTGCCGAAACCGGATGGAGCCGCCGTCGTCCCTGACCACACGCAGGCCCGCGGCCAGCTTCCCCAAGGAGCGGCCGCGGGTGAGCGTCTCCACACCGACGGGAACGATGACGAAGGAGAAGACGACACAGGCCAGGACCATGGCCCGGACCGCGGCTTCATCGAGATCCCGGGCGGCGGAGAGGACCAGGATGATGAGGAGGATCAGGAGCAGGACGTTGGCAATGACGTCCAGAATGAGCCCCAGCGCGCGGGCGGCGAAGGACGCCGGGCGCAACTCCAGGACCACTGCCTCGCCTGTGATGATTGAACTCAAATCCGCCCCCGGTGGCCAGCAATCGCGGCGGGCGCATCATGTACCCGCATCAACGAGTCTAGCCGCGACCATCAGGGCAGACAGGAATAGGGCAGGCAGGGATAGGGCAGGCAGGGATAGGGTGGTGCCGTGGACATCGATGCCTTTTCGGCCGTGCATGGGGACAAATGGTCGCGGCTGACGTTTTTGGCACATAAGCGGCGGCTCACTGGGTCCGAGGCCGACGAACTATTGCGCCTGTACCAGACCGTCTCCGCACATTTGTCCCTCATCCGCTCGGTGGCTCCCGAGACGGCGCTGTCCTCATCCCTGTCTGCCGCGCTTGCCCAGGCTCGAACCAGGTTCACCGGGGCACGTTCGAACTTCATGGAAGACCTCGCCCGTTTCTTCGTTATCGCCTTGCCGGCGGCGTTCTACAGACTCCGATGGCTAACAGTGTGGTGTGGGATATTCTTCGTGCTGGTGAGTGGGGCGTACGCCCTGTGGATCGGAACGTCGCCCGAGGCGCTGCGGGCCGCGTTTGGCAGCGATGACAGGGTGCGTCAGTACATTGAAGATGACTTCATCGACTACTACTCGGAGAACCCGGCGGCGTCCTTTGCCGGCGCGGTCTGGACTAATAACGCCTGGATTTCAGCCCAAGCCGTTGCGTTCGGAATTACGGGGTTTTGGGTGCCCATGATTCTCTTCCTCAACGCCCAGGGCGTGGGTGCGGCAGCCGGCGTGTTTGCCTCCGCGGGAAAGTTGGATGTCTTCTTCAGCTACATCCTTCCGCATGGGCTCATGGAATTGACCGCGGTGTTCATCGCCTGCGCAGCCGGGCTGAAGATTTTTTGGTCGATGGTCCGGCCCGGACCCCGGACCCGGATGCAGGCCGTGGCGGACGAAGGACGTTCGCTCATCACGGTTGCCCTCGGGTTGGTCCTCGTTCTTCTCATCTCGGGCCTGGTGGAAGCATTCGTGACACCAAGCCCCTTGCCTGTCTGGATGAAGATCGCGATCGGGGCGCTGGTCCTGGTGGCCTATTGGACGTACACCCTGGTTGTGGGTGGACGTTCATTCCGCTCGGGCGCTACCGGCGATCTTGACAGCCATGACGCCGGCTACCGGGGGATTGCTGTCTAGGCGGACACGCCCGCACCTTACAGTTGCGTTTCGATCTTGCCCAACGCGGGGTGGCTCCTCGTCTCCGCCCAAAGCCGGACTGTAGGCTCGAATGCAGACAAGAGTGCCGGCAGCATGGTCAGGCCGGTGGGATGCCTACGGAAGTGAAACCGCTGTGAGTGACAAGAGCCCAAAACCACAAGATCCGGGGACGGACGTCCACGAGGACCCCGACGAGCCGGCCTTTGACTGGATGAAGCCCAAGGCGCCTGGTGGTTCTTCTGCTGCTCCCTCAGGTCCGGTCCCCGTTCAGCCAGAGAGCCGCGCTGACCGGAAGGCCGCCGAGGCTGCGGACGTTGAGCCGGAGCCACCGCTTTTCGCGGAGACGGTGGCAGATGCGCCCGCAAGTCGCCAACCGGCACACTATTCGGAACCGTTGCCGACGTCGGCCCTCCAGGTTCGTCCGCCGGAGGACGAAGTTGCCAGGCGTAATGCGGAACGCGAACAGGCTGCAAAGGTCAAGCCGATCGGCCCCCGCATTTTCCAGGTATTGCTCGCCGTCTTCTTTCCTGTGATCCTCTTGGTGCTGGCTGTCCGCGCAGTGACCAGCCCCCTCTTCCTCTGGGTTGAATACAACCGGCCGGGTTTCCCCGGAGACGGTTACGGGTTCAGCACGGACGATCGCATGACTTACGGCTCCTATGCTGTGGACTACCTGAGCAATTGGTCCGGGCCCAGATATTTGGGTGGCTTGGTAAACCAGGACGGTGCCAAGCTTTTCAAGGACAGCGAAGTCGCGCACATGGCGGACGTGAAGATGGTCATTCTGTCCTCGTTCGGTGCCGGCCTGCTGCTCATTCTTTTGAGCATCATCGCCATTGCCTACTTGCGTAAGCGCAGTACAGGCGGTGTTCGGCGCGGGCTCTTCGCCGGCTCCATCGTCACCTTGGTCATCATCATCGGCCTTGGAGTGCTGGCAGCCCTGAGCTGGCAGCAGTTCTTCACGGAGTTCCACCGGATCTTCTTCGCCAATGGAACCTGGACATTCTCGCTGGAAGACACGCTCATTCGTCTCTTCCCGGGACAGTTCTGGGTGGATGCCGGAATCGTCATTGGAGCGCTCGTGTTCCTGGCCGCAACGATCACCTTCATCCTCACCTGGCCAACGCGTCGTCGTCGTGGTTTGGACGCAAAGTCAGCGGCCGAAGAAGAAGCATCCTCAACGGAGATCGACGACGAAAGCGATACCCCTGGTGTCCGCAAGGACACCGGCGAAACCGTCGCATAAACGAGCGGGGCGCTACTTTTCGTAAAGCTTCTCCACCAACGAGGAGAAGTCCTTAACCACCGCGGCCCGCTTCAGCTTGAGCGACGGCGTCAGGTGCCCGGACTCGACGCTGAGATCCGCAGTGATAAAGCCAAACTTACGGATGGATTCGGCCGAGGACACCAGAGTGTTCGCTTCGTCCACCGCAGACTGAACTGCTGCACGAACGCGCTCGTCCCCGGCGGCTTCACTGGGGGACATGGCGTCGCGCTTGTTCTCGGCGCACCAGTCTTCAAGCCCTTCAGGATCCAGGGCCACCAGTGCTGCGACGAACGGCTTGCCGTCGCCCACCACCACGGCCTGTCCCACAAGCGGGTGCTCCCGCAGTTTCTCTTCGAGGGGACCGGGTGCGACGTTCTTGCCCCCTGCGGTGACCAACAGGTCTTTCTTCCTGCCTGTGATGGTGAGGAACCCGTCCGGGTCAAGCTCGCCAAGGTCTCCTGTGCGGAAGAAGCCGTCGACGAAGGCCTCAGCGGTGGCGGCCTCATTGCGGTGGTAGCCCTTGAACACGCCGATCCCCTTGACCAGCACCTCGCCATCCGGGGCCACCCGGATGGTGGTGCCGGGCAGCGGTATGCCAACGGTCCCTATGCGGGACATGCTTGGCGTGTTGACGGTACAGGGCGCAGTGGTTTCGGTGAGGCCATAGCCTTCAAGGACAGGGATCCCGGCACCGTGGAAGAAATGGTTTTCCCGGAGGCTGAGGGGGCTGGCCCCGGACACGGTGTACCCGATGGCGCCGCCGAAGACCTCCCGCACCTTGGGGTAGAGGAGTTTGTTGAATGCCGAATGCTTGAGGTTAAGGAACCAACCCGGACCGGGCCCCTGCCCGCGGGCGGCGAGCTCTACCGCCGTCGAATATTCGACGGCGGCCGCGGACGCAGCGGCGAACAGCCGGGACTTGCCTGACATTGCCGCTTTGTGTCCGGCGCCGGCGTAGACCTTTTCGAAGATGCGGGGAACTGCGAGCAGGAAGGTCGGTTTGAAGGCGCCCAGGTCCGCCATGAGGCCGCTGGCACCCGGACTGTGCCCCAACGTGACGCCTGCGGTGAGGCAGACCACCTGGACTGCCCTTGCCAGGACATGTGCCAGCGGCAGGAACATCAACGTTCGCGCGCCGTGCTGCATCAACAGTTCGGGGAGGAACGGGATGACGTTCCGGGCAACGAGCACGAAGTTGCCATGCGTGATTTCGCAGCCCTTGGGTTTGCCGGTTGTGCCGGAGGTGTAGACGATCGAGGCTACATCGGACAAGTTGGCGGCGCTGCGCTGGCGCTCAAGCTCGGCATCCATAATGCCAATTCCGACGGCGGCAAGGCTGGTCAGGTTCGGCGCCTCACCGTCGTGCTCCATGCGGATGATCGTCACCGGGTCCTCACCCAAAGCTGTGGACTTCTCAACGAGGGCGTGAAGCAGGTCTGCTTTGGAGGTGTCTTCCACAAAGATGCGCCGGGCACCGGAATCGGCGAGGATCCACTCGATCTGGCTCGCCGAAGACGTTTCATAAATGGGTACGGTAACTCCGCCAGCCATCCAGATGGCGAAGTCCACCAAGGTCCATTCGAAGCTTGAGCGGGAGAGCACAGCTACGGGATCGCCGGGGTTGACGCCCCCTGCAATGAGGCCCTTGGCCAGTGCCTGGACGTCCGCGAGGAAGCGTGCAGCAGGCACGTTGAGCCACCCATTGGCTGTCTTGTGGGCGTAAAGGTTGCCGAACGGGTCCTTGGCGCATCGTTCCAGAAGGAGGTCGGTCACGTTGGTATTCTCGTCGGCCTCGACCAGAAGCTCCGTGCTTGCCTCCCTCACGATCCTCCTCCTAGATCCACGATGGCATCCACATCCTCATCCGCCACTCCTGGTAGCTGATGACTTCGGCGGTCAGTACGGGGTAGAAAAACGCTGTTGCCAGCACGGCCAGCACCACAACCGAGCCCACTATGTAGAGTCCGTATCTCCGCCTCCAAGGAGGATCGGTGGTGCGGCCCAGCACCAACCCCAGGACATACGTCAGGGCCAGCACCAGGAACGGTTCAAAGGAAACTGCGTAGAAGATGAACATCGTGCGTTCGGGATACATGAACCACGGCAGGTATCCAGCCCCGACTCCAACGAGGATGGCCCCGGCGCGCCAATCCCGTCGGCCTGCCCACCAGAAGAGCAGGATCACCAGGGCAATGGTGCCGCCCCACCAGACAACGGGGTTGCCGACGGGCAGGATGGCCGAGGAACACGTCTCGGCAATGCAGCCGGCAGTGCCCTGCTTGGGCGATTGGTAATAGAACGAGGTGGGCCTGCCCATGACCAGCCAGGTCCAGGGGCTGGATTCGTAGGGGTGGTCGGCACTGAGGCCCTGATGGAACTTGTACGCTTCAAGGTGGTAATGCGCCAGGGAACGCACGGAATTGGGCAGCCAATCCCACCCGGGCGCCGGATTGGTGGCCGCCCACTGGCGGTAGTAGGCATCCTTGGAGAGGAACCAGCCGGTCCACGTGGCGACGTATGTGGCCGCCGCGATCGGGACAATGGTCAGGAAAGCCGGAAGTCCATCCTTGATGACCGCTGCACTGGGCCAGCTGCGGATCCCGGCAATGCGGCGGGCGCTCATGTCCCAGAAGACGGTCAACAAGCCGAACGCGGCGACGAAAAACAGCGCAGACCATTTGGTGCCCACAGCCAGTCCGAGGCAAATCCCGGCAACCAGGCGCCACCAACGCATCCCCAACCAGGGGCCGGCCAACAGTTGCTTGGCCGGGGGCCGGCCGTCGGATGAAGCAGCCGCACGGGCGGCCAGCCTGGAAGCAAGGCGACGCCGGCCGTCGTCGCGGTCCAAAAGCAATGCACCAAAGGCGGCAAGGATCCAGAACGCAAGGAAGATGTCCAGCAGGGACGTTCGCGACAACACCAGGTGGTGGCCGTCAACCGCGAGCAGCAAGCCGGCCACTGCGCCAAGCGTGTGGGAACGGAAGAGCTTCAGCGTGATGAGTGAGAGCAGGAAGACCGTGAGAGTCCCGGTCAGGGCGGCACCAAAACGCCAGCCGAACGGATTGTCAGCCCCAAACAACCACATGCCGAAGGCAATCATCCATTTCCCCACCGGAGGATGAACCACGTACTCCGGGGTATTGAGCAGGATCTCGGGATTGCCGGCGTTGAAGGAATCGTTGGCGTTGGCTGGCCAGCTGCGTTCGTAT
Coding sequences:
- a CDS encoding phospholipid carrier-dependent glycosyltransferase: MSQSPVPTTDSGTPAVSALPSGATDVAASNGSGEPTQETAARGTTSWRPPSRQDDPAGSNSKLPPGRGLEGHRWIARPAAAFSVDALTSRLIGGIQSWRDYPPSLRLWFWLIPAITAAIGGILRFFRLEVPHSLVFDETYYVKDAYSYLVSGYERSWPANANDSFNAGNPEILLNTPEYVVHPPVGKWMIAFGMWLFGADNPFGWRFGAALTGTLTVFLLSLITLKLFRSHTLGAVAGLLLAVDGHHLVLSRTSLLDIFLAFWILAAFGALLLDRDDGRRRLASRLAARAAASSDGRPPAKQLLAGPWLGMRWWRLVAGICLGLAVGTKWSALFFVAAFGLLTVFWDMSARRIAGIRSWPSAAVIKDGLPAFLTIVPIAAATYVATWTGWFLSKDAYYRQWAATNPAPGWDWLPNSVRSLAHYHLEAYKFHQGLSADHPYESSPWTWLVMGRPTSFYYQSPKQGTAGCIAETCSSAILPVGNPVVWWGGTIALVILLFWWAGRRDWRAGAILVGVGAGYLPWFMYPERTMFIFYAVSFEPFLVLALTYVLGLVLGRTTDPPWRRRYGLYIVGSVVVLAVLATAFFYPVLTAEVISYQEWRMRMWMPSWI
- a CDS encoding stage II sporulation protein M, yielding MDIDAFSAVHGDKWSRLTFLAHKRRLTGSEADELLRLYQTVSAHLSLIRSVAPETALSSSLSAALAQARTRFTGARSNFMEDLARFFVIALPAAFYRLRWLTVWCGIFFVLVSGAYALWIGTSPEALRAAFGSDDRVRQYIEDDFIDYYSENPAASFAGAVWTNNAWISAQAVAFGITGFWVPMILFLNAQGVGAAAGVFASAGKLDVFFSYILPHGLMELTAVFIACAAGLKIFWSMVRPGPRTRMQAVADEGRSLITVALGLVLVLLISGLVEAFVTPSPLPVWMKIAIGALVLVAYWTYTLVVGGRSFRSGATGDLDSHDAGYRGIAV
- a CDS encoding RDD family protein translates to MSSIITGEAVVLELRPASFAARALGLILDVIANVLLLILLIILVLSAARDLDEAAVRAMVLACVVFSFVIVPVGVETLTRGRSLGKLAAGLRVVRDDGGSIRFRHAVIRGLLGFLEIYMTFGGLAIGVALFNDKSKRLGDVVAGTYSLRQRVPSEPRIFPGAPPYLQPWVALADIGRIPDATARRAGTFVQQAYLMAPSSRARMAAALASELANYVAPPPPAGTIPEDYIGAVLGERRNREFARLRTAEQRNAAIGERLRKLPFTQG
- a CDS encoding TIGR01906 family membrane protein, which translates into the protein MSDKSPKPQDPGTDVHEDPDEPAFDWMKPKAPGGSSAAPSGPVPVQPESRADRKAAEAADVEPEPPLFAETVADAPASRQPAHYSEPLPTSALQVRPPEDEVARRNAEREQAAKVKPIGPRIFQVLLAVFFPVILLVLAVRAVTSPLFLWVEYNRPGFPGDGYGFSTDDRMTYGSYAVDYLSNWSGPRYLGGLVNQDGAKLFKDSEVAHMADVKMVILSSFGAGLLLILLSIIAIAYLRKRSTGGVRRGLFAGSIVTLVIIIGLGVLAALSWQQFFTEFHRIFFANGTWTFSLEDTLIRLFPGQFWVDAGIVIGALVFLAATITFILTWPTRRRRGLDAKSAAEEEASSTEIDDESDTPGVRKDTGETVA
- a CDS encoding pentapeptide repeat-containing protein, which codes for MTISPTLRPDCSNCFALCCTALGFARSADFAIDKPAASACPNMASDFSCTIHQRLRPRGFSGCTVFDCFGAGQVVSQRTFGGTSWVQDPESKASMFAVFKIVKQLHEMLWYLAEAEQRAFDPELAATARGLSADIETTSQGEVSAVLAADVGHLHARVRALLMEVSEEVRASYAAEGREMPDGGIHPGADLMGANLAKRQLCGSDLRGAYLIGANLERSDLTAVDLLGADLRDTRLHGANLARSLYLTQPQINAAQGNRETRLPERLATPAHWH
- a CDS encoding AMP-dependent synthetase/ligase gives rise to the protein MREASTELLVEADENTNVTDLLLERCAKDPFGNLYAHKTANGWLNVPAARFLADVQALAKGLIAGGVNPGDPVAVLSRSSFEWTLVDFAIWMAGGVTVPIYETSSASQIEWILADSGARRIFVEDTSKADLLHALVEKSTALGEDPVTIIRMEHDGEAPNLTSLAAVGIGIMDAELERQRSAANLSDVASIVYTSGTTGKPKGCEITHGNFVLVARNVIPFLPELLMQHGARTLMFLPLAHVLARAVQVVCLTAGVTLGHSPGASGLMADLGAFKPTFLLAVPRIFEKVYAGAGHKAAMSGKSRLFAAASAAAVEYSTAVELAARGQGPGPGWFLNLKHSAFNKLLYPKVREVFGGAIGYTVSGASPLSLRENHFFHGAGIPVLEGYGLTETTAPCTVNTPSMSRIGTVGIPLPGTTIRVAPDGEVLVKGIGVFKGYHRNEAATAEAFVDGFFRTGDLGELDPDGFLTITGRKKDLLVTAGGKNVAPGPLEEKLREHPLVGQAVVVGDGKPFVAALVALDPEGLEDWCAENKRDAMSPSEAAGDERVRAAVQSAVDEANTLVSSAESIRKFGFITADLSVESGHLTPSLKLKRAAVVKDFSSLVEKLYEK